Proteins from a genomic interval of Amycolatopsis sp. cg13:
- a CDS encoding NAD-dependent epimerase/dehydratase family protein, which produces MSDKKVFFTGAGGFIASHVIPLLLEKDYTVRIFDNMTRGDRDRVNEFVATGKVELVEKDVRYGVGVREAIRGCTHAIHFATVSINKSVADPGESIDINMVGNNNVFAAAADEGVERLVFASSASVYGEPERLPMHEDDKLNPLTPYCISKRAGEDLLGFYERTKGLSWNALRFFNVYGPGQKIEAYYTSVINHFIQRLRAGQPPIIDGAGDQSMDFVHVTDLAKGVVAALESEQSNLPINIGTGIDTSIATLAKILIEAVGVDVEPVFNKRDVLVSRRAADITRAREVLGWEPTITVEEGMRALVRDSE; this is translated from the coding sequence ATGTCCGACAAGAAAGTTTTCTTCACCGGCGCCGGCGGTTTCATCGCCTCGCACGTGATCCCGCTGCTGCTGGAGAAGGACTACACGGTCCGCATCTTCGACAACATGACCCGCGGCGACCGTGACCGCGTCAACGAGTTCGTCGCCACCGGCAAGGTCGAACTGGTCGAGAAGGACGTGCGCTACGGCGTCGGCGTCCGCGAGGCCATCCGCGGCTGCACGCACGCGATCCACTTCGCCACCGTGTCGATCAACAAGTCGGTCGCGGACCCGGGCGAGTCGATCGACATCAACATGGTCGGCAACAACAACGTCTTCGCGGCCGCGGCCGACGAGGGCGTCGAGCGCCTGGTGTTCGCCTCCAGCGCCTCGGTGTACGGCGAGCCGGAGCGGCTGCCGATGCACGAGGACGACAAGCTGAACCCGCTCACCCCGTACTGCATCTCGAAGCGCGCCGGCGAGGACCTGCTGGGCTTCTACGAGCGCACCAAGGGCCTGTCCTGGAACGCGCTGCGCTTCTTCAACGTGTACGGCCCGGGCCAGAAGATCGAGGCGTACTACACCTCGGTCATCAACCACTTCATCCAGCGCCTGCGCGCCGGCCAGCCGCCGATCATCGACGGCGCGGGCGACCAGTCGATGGACTTCGTGCACGTCACCGACCTCGCCAAGGGTGTCGTCGCGGCGCTGGAGTCGGAGCAGTCGAACCTGCCGATCAACATCGGCACCGGCATCGACACCTCGATCGCCACGCTGGCGAAGATCCTGATCGAGGCCGTCGGCGTCGACGTCGAGCCGGTGTTCAACAAGCGCGACGTCCTCGTCTCCCGCCGCGCCGCGGACATCACCCGCGCCCGCGAGGTCCTCGGCTGGGAGCCGACCATCACCGTCGAAGAGGGCATGCGCGCCTTGGTGCGGGACTCCGAGTGA